Proteins encoded within one genomic window of Fusarium musae strain F31 chromosome 4, whole genome shotgun sequence:
- a CDS encoding hypothetical protein (EggNog:ENOG41), translating into MGKMLDTEKLGSVFGTRPDILEGIQRAADTPGRIALFNEIATHVYDQLLNGGSEPAHKKRRVDVQTNGGANGTKVVKTETNAADETVLLEIKEISVSVPQRKKFELCFTDGHIYARAPNTTAPIPAITYTWSDIEYVFYLPVPEKNQVQHNYVIFPRGTCLPSKTNPPTEEPLVFTVPATPPKQGTIGGPDAGSAAAVSDNYKSLFHWALNRHLKPNGVSITSADPSKFQSMVRQPHRPSEKAVHVKAFRGSKDGYLFFLENGILWGFKKPMMFIPLNRIAATSYTNILQRTFNIAIEVFAGEGDATEESEFSMLDQEDYSGIDDYIKKHRLQDRSMAEQRKAKLELAENRGPKKNGEDAGDDAPAATGISKLAKAELDAEQALQDEEDEDEEDYDPGSDADSDGSGESDDDDDSDDDDEDEEDEEDAEGEAEDGDEQAEGEEEEEEQEEVKQEPKPIKRSRKAAPQPTEPVPPPPKPAKQPVQQPVVKTGWAALRSVPRAPAPESMDLDEEKFDVV; encoded by the exons ATGGGCAAAATGCTCGATACGGAGAAGCTGGGTTCGGTATTTGGAACCCGGCCAGATATTCTTGAAGGAATCCAGAGAGCAGCTG ATACGCCTGGCCGAATCGCTTTGTTCAACGAAATTGCGACTCATGTTTACGATCAGTTGTTGAATGGAGGCAGCGAGCCCGCGCataagaagagaagagttgATGTTCAGACAAACGGAGGCGCGAATGGTACAAAGGTTGTCAAGACCGAGACGAATGCTGCAGACGAGACCGTCCTTCTCGAAATCAAGGAGATTTCAGTATCTGTGCcccagaggaagaagtttgAGTTGTGTTTTACCGACGGCCACATCTACGCTCGCGCCCCAAACACAACAGCACCGATTCCAGCTATAACCTACACGTGGTCAGACATTG AATATGTTTTCTACCTCCCCGTACCCGAAAAGAACCAGGTCCAGCACAACTATGTCATTTTCCCACGAGGAACATGTCTCCCTTCCAAGACGAACCCCCCGACCGAAGAGCCACTCGTGTTTACAGTTCCTGCGACTCCGCCCAAGCAGGGTACGATAGGTGGACCTGACGCTGGAAGCGCGGCTGCAGTTTCGGACAACTACAAGTCTTTGTTTCACTGGGCTCTGAACCGTCATCTCAAGCCCAATGGCGTCAGCATTACTTCAGCCGACCCCAGCAAGTTCCAGAGCATGGTTCGACAACCTCACCGACCGAGCGAGAAAGCCGTGCATGTCAAGGCCTTCAGGGGCTCCAAGGACGGATaccttttcttcctcgagaACGGCATTCTCTGGGGTTTCAAGAAGCCAATGATGTTCATCCCCCTAAACCGAATCGCCGCGACGAGCTACACCAACATTCTCCAACGAACATTTAACATCGCAATCGAAGTCTTTGCGGGCGAAGGTGATGCGACCGAAGAATCTGAGTTCTCCATGCTGGACCAGGAGGACTACAGCGGAATCGACGATTACATCAAGAAGCATCGTCTCCAAGATCGCAGTATGGCCGAGCAGCGAAAAGCCAAACTTGAACTGGCAGAGAACCGTGGACCCAAGAAGAACGGCGAGGACGCTGGAGACGACGCACCAGCTGCAACTGGCATTTCCAAACTTGCAAAGGCAGAGTTAGACGCTGAGCAAGCACtacaggatgaagaggatgaggatgaggaggactaTGATCCTGGGAGCGATGCGGACTCTGACGGTTCAGGGgagtctgatgatgatgacgacagcgacgacgacgacgaggacgaggaagacgaggaggatgcagaaggagaagccgAAGACGGCGATGAACAAgctgagggcgaggaggaagaagaggagcaagAGGAGGTTAAGCAGGAGCCAAAGCCGATCAAAAGAAGCCGGAAAGCTGCTCCTCAGCCAACAGAACCtgtaccaccaccaccaaagcccGCCAAGCAACCCGTTCAGCAGCCCGTCGTGAAGACAGGCTGGGCAGCACTACGAAGTGTTCCTCGAGCACCAGCCCCTGAAAGTATGGACTTGGACGAGGAGAAGTTTGATGTTGTCTGA
- a CDS encoding hypothetical protein (BUSCO:EOG092651K1~EggNog:ENOG41), whose amino-acid sequence MATTFPNIYTLRKVADTAAKACDICYKSSTSVLITPDQKDFFFVCPVHLKDRYFCTPKIDEEAAKRKRERELEEEKERVKKEYEEKQKKKKEKEEKKDKEKDNDKKEKDGDKEKDKEEKDEKKDEDKDKEDKTPPAEEEPRVFELKTAFYQQRLLKKRQAEAAKADRERASKPGYFPSVPSDAPSR is encoded by the exons ATGGCGACCACGTTTCCGAACATTTACACGCTCCGCAAGGTTGCTGATACAGCGGCCAAAGCATGCGATATCTGCTACAAGTCGAGCACATCCGTGCTGATCACACCCGATCAAAAG gatttcttctttgtttGCCCGGTCCACCTCAAGGATCGGTACTTTTGCACGCCCAAGattgatgaggaggctgcgaagaggaagagagagagggagttagaggaggagaaggagagggtTAAGAAGGAGTAtgaagagaagcagaagaagaagaaagagaaagaagagaagaaggataaggagaaAGACAAtgataagaaggaaaaggatggggataaggagaaggacaaggaggagaaggatgagaagaaggatgaagacaaG GACAAGGAAGACAAAACTCCCCCTGCTGAGGAAGAACCCCGTGTATTTGAGCTGAAAAC GGCGTTTTACCAGCAAagattgttgaagaagcgacAAGCTGAAGCGGCGAAAGCTGATCGGGAACGAGCGTCAAAGCCTGGGTATTTTCCCTCTGTGCCCTCTGATGCGCCCAGTCGATGA